From the Bdellovibrio reynosensis genome, one window contains:
- a CDS encoding SRPBCC family protein — translation MPAISVTDRSIVSSRVFDYPRETVFDAWINPEQLSRWWGPKGFRNTFHKFDPKAGGQWDFTMHGPDGMNYQNRCVFEEVIKPERIIFTHLQPGHEFEVTATFQKVLEGRCKLIFEMLFTSKDECDLVRSFVLEANEENFDRLEQVLNSTAKHIGINQ, via the coding sequence ATGCCGGCAATAAGTGTAACAGATCGATCTATCGTTAGCTCACGGGTTTTTGATTATCCTCGCGAGACTGTTTTTGATGCGTGGATAAATCCAGAACAACTTTCCCGCTGGTGGGGGCCTAAAGGTTTTAGAAATACCTTTCATAAATTTGATCCCAAGGCGGGTGGTCAGTGGGATTTCACCATGCACGGCCCGGATGGCATGAACTACCAAAACCGCTGCGTATTTGAAGAAGTCATCAAGCCAGAAAGAATCATTTTCACGCATCTGCAACCGGGACATGAGTTTGAAGTGACAGCTACATTTCAAAAGGTATTGGAGGGACGCTGCAAATTGATTTTTGAGATGTTGTTTACTTCGAAAGATGAATGCGACTTAGTGCGAAGTTTTGTCTTAGAGGCGAATGAAGAAAATTTTGATCGCTTGGAACAAGTGCTTAACTCTACAGCTAAGCACATTGGAATTAATCAGTAA
- a CDS encoding DoxX family membrane protein, whose amino-acid sequence MKNKLPLIARIILGLIYFVFGLNGFLNFIPAPPTMPEATVAFFNGMMSTGYFFPVLKATETIGGLLLLSGFAAPLALVVLAPITIQIALFHGILTPGLENFAIPLLMIILHVTAAMAYWPMYRPLFNRQVYK is encoded by the coding sequence ATGAAAAACAAATTACCTTTAATCGCACGTATTATTTTAGGACTTATTTACTTTGTGTTCGGATTAAACGGATTTCTGAACTTTATCCCGGCACCACCAACTATGCCTGAAGCCACTGTGGCATTCTTTAACGGCATGATGTCGACGGGGTATTTCTTTCCAGTATTAAAGGCGACTGAAACTATCGGTGGTTTGCTATTGTTATCTGGATTTGCGGCACCTTTAGCATTAGTGGTCCTGGCTCCGATCACAATTCAAATTGCACTTTTTCATGGGATCCTGACACCAGGCCTAGAAAATTTCGCGATCCCGCTATTGATGATCATTCTGCATGTGACTGCTGCAATGGCTTACTGGCCAATGTACAGACCACTATTTAATCGCCAAGTATATAAGTAA
- a CDS encoding carbonic anhydrase, which translates to MNKALVRLMAGFRRFKEKYFQEELENSIYRRLASSGQTPKTFLIGCSDSRVDPAILTGALPGELFVVRNVANLVPPCEPSAVGFHGTSSALEFAVVNLKVENIIILGHRQCGGIRALMRGPQENPDSFVSQWMNIAKDARKVVMQEHGNEDEETRIRYAEMESIKVSLRNLMTFPFVREAVESGQLSCIGVYFDLEEGELWEFDQDTNKFRQLELTRHGVT; encoded by the coding sequence ATGAACAAGGCACTTGTCCGCTTAATGGCGGGTTTCAGACGATTCAAAGAAAAGTATTTTCAAGAAGAACTTGAAAATTCCATTTACCGTCGCTTGGCTTCTTCAGGCCAAACGCCTAAAACATTCCTAATCGGTTGCTCCGACTCCCGCGTAGACCCTGCGATTTTAACAGGAGCTTTACCGGGTGAGCTTTTCGTTGTTCGTAACGTAGCTAACCTTGTGCCTCCGTGCGAACCTTCCGCTGTTGGTTTCCACGGTACTAGTTCTGCGCTGGAATTTGCGGTTGTAAACCTAAAGGTGGAAAACATCATCATTCTTGGTCACCGCCAGTGCGGTGGGATTCGTGCTTTGATGCGCGGACCTCAAGAAAATCCAGATAGTTTCGTTAGCCAATGGATGAATATCGCTAAAGACGCTCGCAAAGTTGTTATGCAAGAACATGGTAACGAAGATGAAGAGACCAGAATTCGTTACGCTGAAATGGAATCGATTAAAGTTTCATTGCGCAACCTTATGACCTTCCCGTTTGTTCGTGAAGCCGTCGAATCAGGACAATTAAGCTGCATCGGTGTTTATTTCGATCTTGAAGAAGGCGAACTTTGGGAGTTTGACCAAGACACAAATAAATTCAGACAGCTTGAACTTACCCGTCACGGTGTGACTTAG
- a CDS encoding ABC transporter ATP-binding protein, translated as MNEVISVNDLNKTYSSGLLALKNVNLKINRGEIFALLGPNGAGKTTLINAICGIVNPTSGTILADGFDVIKEYRKARAKIGLVPQELTGDMFEIVWNTVQFSQGVFGKPRNKEYLEKILRDLSLWDKKDSRIMALSGGMKRRVMIAKALAHEPEILFLDEPTAGVDVSLRHDMWQMVRGLRNKGVTIILTTHYIEEAEEMADRIGVINKGELIVVEEKNRLMKKLGKKQLTLQLLKPLSEVPSGLKDFQVELSKDKETLVCSFDSKKEETAVLLFLKQIINNGIEFKDIKSRESSLEEIFVRLIGGSK; from the coding sequence ATGACCTTAATAAAACTTATTCCTCAGGGTTGCTTGCCCTAAAAAATGTGAACTTAAAAATCAACCGCGGAGAGATCTTTGCATTGCTTGGTCCTAATGGTGCTGGCAAAACGACACTGATCAACGCGATTTGCGGCATCGTGAATCCAACTTCTGGAACCATTTTGGCGGACGGCTTTGATGTCATCAAAGAATATCGAAAAGCGCGAGCAAAGATCGGACTTGTGCCCCAAGAGCTCACTGGCGATATGTTTGAGATCGTGTGGAATACTGTGCAATTCAGCCAGGGGGTTTTCGGTAAACCCCGTAACAAAGAATATTTAGAAAAAATACTTCGTGATCTATCGCTGTGGGATAAAAAAGATTCAAGGATCATGGCGCTTTCAGGAGGCATGAAACGCAGAGTGATGATTGCTAAAGCCTTGGCCCATGAGCCAGAGATTTTGTTTTTAGATGAACCCACTGCCGGGGTCGATGTTTCCCTTCGTCACGATATGTGGCAGATGGTGCGAGGACTGCGTAACAAAGGGGTCACAATCATTCTGACCACTCATTATATTGAAGAAGCCGAAGAGATGGCGGATCGGATTGGCGTTATTAATAAGGGTGAGTTGATTGTAGTGGAAGAAAAGAATCGTTTGATGAAGAAGCTTGGAAAAAAGCAGCTTACTTTGCAACTTTTAAAGCCATTAAGTGAAGTTCCATCTGGACTTAAAGATTTTCAAGTGGAGCTATCAAAAGATAAAGAAACCTTGGTATGCAGTTTTGATTCGAAAAAAGAAGAGACTGCCGTTCTTTTATTCTTAAAACAAATAATTAATAACGGCATTGAGTTTAAAGACATCAAATCCCGGGAAAGCTCCTTAGAGGAAATTTTTGTTAGGCTTATTGGAGGCAGCAAATGA
- a CDS encoding ABC transporter permease: MNIYAIKAIFTFEMTRFFRTLFQSIASPVLSTSLYFIVFGAAIGSKMENMQGVSYGAFIVPGLIMLSIMTESISNASFGIYLPRFTGTIYEILSAPISAFEIVVGYVGAAATKSLILGLIILITAKFFVNYEVEHPVWMLSFLVLISVTFSLFGFIIGLWADGFEKLQIIPLMIMTPLTFLGGSFYSIEMLPPVWQKISLFNPVVYLISGFRWSFYGVSDVGVTTSLILTLVFLVICLISVWRIFRTGYKIKA, encoded by the coding sequence ATGAATATTTATGCCATCAAAGCGATCTTCACTTTCGAAATGACTCGCTTCTTTCGCACTTTGTTTCAAAGCATTGCCTCCCCGGTTCTTTCTACCTCTTTGTACTTTATAGTTTTTGGCGCTGCCATCGGTTCTAAAATGGAAAACATGCAAGGGGTTAGTTACGGAGCTTTTATCGTTCCCGGGCTAATTATGCTTTCGATCATGACAGAAAGTATTTCTAATGCTTCGTTTGGTATTTATCTTCCTCGTTTCACCGGCACCATTTATGAAATTCTTTCTGCACCTATTTCGGCTTTTGAAATCGTCGTGGGTTATGTCGGTGCGGCAGCCACAAAGTCACTTATATTGGGCCTAATCATTCTTATCACGGCAAAATTCTTTGTGAACTATGAAGTCGAACATCCTGTTTGGATGCTTTCTTTTTTGGTCTTGATCTCTGTGACCTTTAGTCTTTTTGGCTTTATCATAGGTCTTTGGGCGGATGGTTTTGAAAAACTGCAAATCATTCCACTGATGATTATGACACCGTTAACTTTTTTGGGTGGCAGTTTTTATTCTATCGAAATGCTTCCACCCGTTTGGCAGAAAATTTCTTTATTTAATCCGGTAGTATATTTAATCAGCGGCTTTCGCTGGAGTTTTTACGGAGTTTCCGACGTTGGCGTCACAACCAGTTTGATATTAACCCTGGTATTTTTAGTGATCTGTTTAATTTCAGTTTGGAGAATCTTTAGAACCGGATACAAAATCAAAGCGTAA
- a CDS encoding zinc ribbon domain-containing protein YjdM, with protein sequence MQDPTNCPKCNSENIYADGNLWICPECGNEWSAHASADNAAEDVQDSLIRDANGNILNDGDSVTVIKELRIKGSSNVVKVGTKVKNIRLTDAGDGHDIACKIDGIGSINLKSEFVKKA encoded by the coding sequence ATGCAAGATCCAACCAACTGCCCAAAATGCAATTCTGAAAATATTTACGCTGATGGAAATCTTTGGATTTGTCCAGAGTGTGGGAACGAGTGGAGTGCCCACGCTTCTGCTGATAATGCAGCTGAAGACGTTCAAGATAGTCTTATTCGCGATGCCAACGGCAATATTTTAAATGATGGTGATTCAGTCACAGTCATTAAAGAATTGCGTATCAAAGGTTCTTCAAACGTCGTTAAAGTTGGAACGAAAGTGAAAAACATCCGCCTGACTGACGCGGGTGATGGCCACGATATCGCTTGCAAGATTGACGGCATCGGTTCAATTAATTTGAAATCCGAATTCGTCAAAAAAGCTTAG
- a CDS encoding HTTM domain-containing protein yields the protein MSLVIAIGLISKLLAVTMAFQALEIILLTKNSTFCAVWSLENLLPDLEMGLPLSRSTIEKIFSIESLRLISLLQMSLAVVGIFINHPIVFLLLLFTHLLICIRFRGNLNGGSDMMTVVVLTGLLISLFATTELWQKLGMIYISIHLIFSYFKAGYKKILEIEWRTGKALSIFLNQSIFPDVKMFSAWLKSAPLVALGISWLILLFELSSPLVLVNPSWVYIYAGAAIVFHFINYLTFGLNRFFWMWLSAWPAVFYSVNLLANKA from the coding sequence ATGAGTTTAGTGATCGCGATTGGTTTAATTTCAAAACTCTTAGCCGTGACTATGGCATTTCAAGCTTTAGAGATTATTCTTTTAACAAAAAATAGCACTTTTTGTGCTGTCTGGAGTTTGGAAAATCTATTGCCTGACCTGGAAATGGGTCTGCCTCTTTCTCGTAGTACCATCGAAAAGATTTTTTCTATAGAAAGCCTAAGGCTTATCTCGTTATTGCAAATGTCCCTGGCAGTTGTAGGCATTTTCATAAATCACCCCATTGTCTTTTTATTGCTACTTTTCACCCATCTTTTGATCTGCATTCGCTTTCGCGGAAATCTTAATGGCGGAAGCGACATGATGACCGTTGTGGTGCTTACGGGTTTGCTGATAAGTCTTTTTGCAACTACGGAACTTTGGCAAAAATTAGGAATGATTTATATTTCCATTCACCTGATCTTTTCTTACTTTAAGGCGGGCTATAAAAAGATCCTTGAGATTGAATGGCGTACAGGGAAGGCTCTTTCAATATTTTTAAATCAGAGCATTTTTCCTGATGTGAAGATGTTTTCCGCATGGTTAAAATCAGCACCTTTGGTGGCTCTTGGAATAAGCTGGTTGATTTTGTTGTTTGAACTTTCTAGCCCGTTGGTCCTTGTAAATCCATCCTGGGTTTATATTTATGCTGGTGCTGCCATTGTCTTCCACTTCATTAATTATCTAACATTTGGATTAAACAGATTCTTTTGGATGTGGTTAAGCGCATGGCCAGCGGTATTTTATTCTGTAAACTTGCTAGCCAATAAGGCTTAA
- a CDS encoding VOC family protein: protein MKDVNTYLTFDGSCKEAMSFYQKCLEGELQMTTFGESNMPTPPEAKDRVMHARMFKGGMTLIMASDTMPGMQCRQGDNFSISLTCENAGEAEKFFVSLSEGGIVKMPLQETFWAEKFAMFTDKFGINWMINLEKAH from the coding sequence ATGAAAGACGTTAATACTTATTTAACATTCGATGGCAGTTGCAAAGAAGCTATGTCGTTTTACCAAAAGTGTCTTGAAGGTGAACTGCAGATGACGACTTTTGGCGAGTCTAATATGCCTACACCTCCAGAAGCCAAAGATCGGGTCATGCATGCGCGTATGTTTAAAGGTGGCATGACTTTAATAATGGCTTCCGACACAATGCCGGGCATGCAGTGCAGACAGGGTGATAACTTTTCAATTTCTCTGACTTGCGAAAATGCTGGAGAGGCAGAAAAATTCTTTGTCAGTCTTTCAGAAGGGGGGATTGTTAAGATGCCTCTGCAGGAAACTTTCTGGGCAGAGAAATTTGCCATGTTCACAGATAAGTTCGGTATCAACTGGATGATTAATTTAGAAAAGGCGCACTAA
- a CDS encoding DUF1428 domain-containing protein, with translation MAYVDGFVLVVPKKNINIYKKMAKLAGKVWMEHGALEYRETVSDNLKTEGDVLPFPKMTKAKPSDYVCFSWVVYKSKAHRNAVVKKVMTDPRLHAYTEMPFDMKKMSYGGFKTIVDLS, from the coding sequence ATGGCTTACGTTGATGGATTCGTACTAGTAGTTCCTAAGAAAAATATTAACATCTATAAAAAAATGGCAAAGCTGGCGGGCAAGGTCTGGATGGAACATGGCGCCCTGGAATACCGAGAAACCGTCAGTGATAATTTAAAGACTGAAGGTGATGTTCTTCCGTTTCCAAAAATGACGAAAGCAAAACCCTCTGATTATGTTTGTTTTTCCTGGGTGGTTTATAAAAGCAAAGCCCACAGAAACGCCGTGGTTAAAAAGGTCATGACGGATCCAAGGCTTCATGCTTATACAGAAATGCCTTTTGATATGAAAAAGATGAGCTACGGCGGCTTCAAAACAATCGTTGATCTTTCTTGA